One region of Rhodocaloribacter litoris genomic DNA includes:
- the mtaB gene encoding tRNA (N(6)-L-threonylcarbamoyladenosine(37)-C(2))-methylthiotransferase MtaB, with translation MKVSFYTLGCKLNYAETSTLARTFEAHDFEVTPFGSPADVTVINTCTVTEEAERKCRQVIRRARRASPGAFIIVTGCYAQLRPGEIAALPGVDAVLGAREKFRIFDILDDFSKREQTQVAVSCIDDVTDFGPAYSSGERTRAFLKVQDGCDYSCSFCTIPLARGRSRSHPLEPTIAQAREIAARGYKEIVLSGVNIGLYGQEHGLTLLDLLRALDAVEGIERYRISSIEPNLLSDEIIDFVAASEKFQPHFHIPLQSGDDFVLGKMRRRYRRALYAERVARIRDRMPHACIGVDVIVGFPAETAERFENTWHFLDALPVSYLHVFTYSERPHTAAVDHPDRAGGTPVPKPERARRNRRLRLLSEKKRQAFYREHIGTVRPVLWEGDNRDGWMHGFTDNYIRVRRPYDPAFEGRIEPVRLGAPAPDGTLEAETAGVDGEAAFVPLG, from the coding sequence GTGAAAGTTTCGTTCTACACCCTCGGCTGCAAGCTCAACTACGCGGAGACGAGCACGCTGGCCCGCACGTTCGAGGCGCACGACTTCGAGGTCACGCCGTTCGGATCGCCGGCGGACGTGACGGTCATCAACACGTGCACCGTGACGGAGGAAGCCGAGCGCAAGTGCCGGCAGGTCATCCGCCGCGCCCGCCGTGCCAGCCCCGGCGCCTTCATCATCGTGACCGGATGCTACGCCCAGCTCCGCCCCGGGGAGATCGCCGCCCTTCCCGGCGTCGACGCCGTGCTCGGCGCCCGGGAAAAGTTCCGGATCTTCGACATCCTCGACGACTTCTCGAAGCGGGAACAGACGCAGGTGGCCGTCTCCTGCATCGACGACGTAACCGACTTCGGACCGGCCTACTCGTCCGGCGAGCGCACCCGGGCCTTCCTGAAAGTGCAGGACGGCTGCGACTACAGCTGCTCCTTCTGCACGATCCCGCTGGCCCGGGGTCGAAGCCGCTCCCACCCGCTCGAACCCACGATCGCGCAGGCCCGTGAGATCGCCGCCCGGGGCTACAAGGAGATCGTCCTGAGCGGGGTCAACATCGGCCTCTACGGGCAGGAACACGGCCTGACCCTGCTCGACCTGCTGCGGGCGCTCGACGCCGTCGAGGGCATCGAACGCTACCGCATCTCGTCCATCGAACCCAACCTGCTCTCGGACGAGATCATCGACTTCGTGGCCGCCTCGGAAAAGTTTCAGCCGCACTTCCACATCCCCCTGCAGAGCGGGGACGACTTCGTACTGGGCAAGATGCGGCGTCGCTACCGGCGGGCGCTCTACGCCGAGCGCGTCGCCCGCATCAGGGACCGGATGCCACACGCCTGCATTGGCGTCGACGTCATCGTCGGTTTTCCGGCCGAGACGGCGGAACGCTTCGAGAACACCTGGCACTTTCTGGACGCGCTGCCCGTCTCCTACCTCCACGTCTTCACCTACTCGGAACGCCCGCACACGGCGGCGGTGGACCACCCCGACCGCGCCGGCGGCACCCCGGTGCCGAAACCCGAGCGCGCCCGGCGCAACCGCCGGCTCCGGCTCCTCTCCGAGAAGAAGCGCCAGGCGTTCTACCGGGAGCACATCGGCACCGTGCGGCCGGTCCTCTGGGAAGGAGATAACCGGGACGGGTGGATGCACGGCTTCACGGACAACTACATCCGGGTGCGTCGTCCCTACGACCCGGCCTTCGAGGGCCGGATCGAACCCGTCCGTCTCGGAGCACCGGCCCCGGACGGTACCCTGGAGGCCGAAACGGCCGGCGTCGACGGCGAGGCCGCCTTCGTCCCGCTGGGCTGA
- a CDS encoding phosphatidylserine decarboxylase family protein, with amino-acid sequence MFAREGYLLILAAAVLALVLALIGLQFGTAVRVVLGGLGVLVLGFTLYFFRDPQRTPPPGAGHLILAPADGKVVQIVDVEEPLYLKGPARQVSIFLSPLDVHVNRVPADGVIEFVRYVPGDYLVAWHPKASEKNERSELGLRHRGGTKILFKQIAGAVARRIVFHVQEGDTVQAGERFGIVKFGSRMDVLVPPGIPIDVQVGDRVRAGETILGRLPAAPPGGAPVAAAEAGEEAAR; translated from the coding sequence GTGTTTGCTCGCGAAGGCTATCTTTTGATTCTCGCTGCCGCCGTGCTGGCGCTGGTACTGGCCCTGATCGGCCTGCAGTTCGGCACCGCCGTGCGGGTGGTGCTCGGGGGGCTGGGGGTGCTGGTCCTGGGGTTTACGCTCTATTTCTTTCGTGATCCGCAGCGGACGCCCCCTCCCGGGGCCGGGCACCTCATCCTGGCGCCGGCCGACGGCAAGGTGGTCCAGATCGTGGACGTGGAGGAGCCGCTGTACCTGAAAGGACCGGCCCGCCAGGTCTCGATCTTTCTTTCCCCGCTGGACGTGCACGTCAACCGGGTACCGGCCGACGGGGTGATCGAGTTCGTCCGCTACGTGCCGGGAGACTACCTGGTGGCGTGGCATCCCAAGGCGAGCGAGAAGAACGAGCGCTCCGAACTGGGGTTGCGGCATCGGGGCGGAACGAAGATCCTTTTCAAGCAGATCGCCGGGGCGGTGGCGCGGCGCATCGTCTTCCACGTGCAAGAGGGGGACACGGTGCAGGCCGGCGAGCGTTTCGGCATCGTCAAGTTCGGCTCGCGGATGGATGTGCTGGTGCCGCCGGGCATCCCCATCGACGTGCAGGTGGGGGACCGCGTGCGGGCCGGCGAGACGATCCTCGGCCGCCTGCCGGCCGCACCGCCCGGGGGCGCGCCGGTTGCCGCGGCCGAAGCCGGGGAGGAGGCGGCCCGCTGA
- the pssA gene encoding CDP-diacylglycerol--serine O-phosphatidyltransferase, translating into MLRLRQPRRDPARKQRRFRQRLRAYREKRYGRRRRQIPRAAVPSFFTLMNLLSGFIAIAQVYEGRFEHACWFIVLAGFFDLLDGMVARLSNGTSLFGVELDSLSDVVSFGVAPGFLVYVFGLREFGLLGLVVAALPAVCGAVRLARFNTTFDGEKKDYFIGLPIPVQAIVVVTLILNVNDAAWFNEYSLNNLSVLIPIIVVLAGLMVSTIRFDAVPRPSAWYIRTHPRKAAAYAVALLLVIFLQQIGLLLVLTAYLFHGIGRATYNLVRAILETPLDEGAPEHEKA; encoded by the coding sequence ATGCTGCGTCTTCGCCAACCTCGCCGCGACCCCGCCCGCAAGCAGCGCCGCTTTCGCCAGCGGCTGCGGGCCTACCGGGAGAAGCGCTACGGCCGTCGCCGGCGCCAGATTCCCCGGGCCGCCGTCCCGTCCTTCTTCACCCTGATGAACCTCCTGAGCGGGTTCATCGCCATCGCACAGGTCTACGAGGGGCGGTTCGAGCACGCCTGCTGGTTCATCGTCCTGGCCGGCTTCTTCGACCTGCTCGACGGCATGGTGGCCCGCCTGTCCAACGGCACCAGCCTCTTCGGCGTCGAGCTCGACTCGCTCAGCGACGTGGTTTCCTTCGGGGTGGCGCCGGGGTTTCTCGTCTACGTCTTCGGGCTGCGCGAATTCGGCCTGCTGGGGCTGGTCGTGGCCGCACTACCGGCCGTCTGCGGGGCCGTCCGCCTGGCCCGCTTCAACACGACCTTCGACGGGGAGAAGAAGGACTATTTCATCGGGCTGCCGATCCCGGTGCAGGCCATCGTGGTGGTGACGCTCATCCTCAACGTCAACGACGCGGCCTGGTTCAACGAGTACAGCCTGAACAACCTGTCCGTCCTGATCCCGATCATCGTCGTGCTGGCCGGGTTGATGGTCTCGACGATCCGTTTCGACGCCGTGCCCAGGCCCTCGGCCTGGTACATCCGCACGCACCCGCGCAAGGCGGCCGCCTACGCCGTGGCGCTGTTGCTGGTGATCTTTCTCCAGCAGATCGGCCTGCTCCTGGTGCTGACGGCCTACCTGTTTCACGGCATCGGCCGGGCGACGTACAACCTCGTGCGGGCCATTCTGGAGACGCCGCTCGACGAGGGGGCACCCGAGCACGAGAAGGCCTGA
- the purS gene encoding phosphoribosylformylglycinamidine synthase subunit PurS, translating to MYKANIHITLRPSILDPQGKATHQALVQLGFQEVEQVRIGKYIELWVEATDAAEAERVARQACEKLLANPVMEDFTISLEPVASGAAG from the coding sequence ATGTACAAGGCCAACATCCACATTACGCTTCGTCCTTCCATCCTCGACCCGCAGGGGAAAGCCACCCATCAGGCGCTGGTGCAACTCGGCTTTCAGGAGGTGGAACAGGTTCGCATCGGCAAATATATTGAACTGTGGGTGGAAGCGACGGACGCGGCCGAGGCGGAACGGGTGGCCCGGCAGGCGTGTGAGAAGCTGCTGGCGAATCCGGTGATGGAGGACTTCACCATCTCGCTGGAGCCGGTGGCTTCCGGGGCGGCCGGATAA
- a CDS encoding ATP-dependent Clp protease adaptor ClpS, translating into MATPAPAEPDVAVAEEEETEEHLDTPWRVILYNDDVHTFEEVILQLVKATGYSMARAEELVWKVHTEGKAAVFEGSFEECFRVQAVLNEIALVTELEG; encoded by the coding sequence TTGGCCACGCCCGCCCCGGCCGAACCCGACGTGGCGGTGGCGGAGGAAGAGGAGACGGAGGAGCATCTGGACACACCGTGGCGGGTGATCCTCTACAACGACGACGTGCACACCTTCGAGGAGGTGATCCTGCAACTGGTGAAAGCCACCGGCTACAGCATGGCCCGGGCCGAGGAACTGGTCTGGAAAGTGCATACGGAAGGGAAGGCGGCCGTCTTCGAGGGCAGCTTTGAGGAGTGCTTCCGGGTGCAGGCCGTGCTCAACGAGATCGCCCTCGTCACCGAACTGGAAGGGTGA
- a CDS encoding Ig-like domain-containing alpha-2-macroglobulin family protein produces the protein MTPQPHIASRTRGLHGLPFVLLLLGMVLQVAGCGPEQRPPPYPVVFAAESIPLETAPGQAAFIPELDGPLRPLSATPYGTMAALSDETVVAVTFSRPMVPLGAAPEVPPEALVLEPAVPGTLRWSGTQTLVFEPAVPLPAATAFRVVVAAGLQALDGEVLDPSFTWTFETPRPRLNASVPADGARHVDPARPLRLTFNQPVDVARAAEFVRLERQSPRRPVPVTLHAGEDSTTLVLVPEAPLEPATAYEVVLAAGLPSAAGPLGMAETTRLRFSTYGPLELREVSVTGQERDEAFDPARGLTLTFSNPVRFGDLRRALTITPAVEWPPGIEAQDDRVSTVHPLPPMWAPETRYRLRIEGLTDTFGQTLEHAEATFRTRAYAPSLRMPEGLLLIEASERPALPVRVTGIGEARVGMRRLAPDEIVPHLRVYDPLHYYGDLPAGMEAPPAVPATERIAFPAARSRPTVVPLPLSPHLIAAPAGGDSTGIVAVHLQMPRSAGGHARGEARSFRALAQVTRLGVTAKFSPFQNLIFVTELATARPVPGARVTIRNAANRIVWEGTTDAQGQVITPGWARLGLRKPSPYESPVQYVIVEHGSDVAFTTSVAGDGLEPYRFDVDYAWWPEERTDAGSIFSDRGLYRTGETVHLKGILRTRTDGDWKPVTDSIRLFIESPRDERLLDRRLQPGALGTFDLSWTVPTGAALGAYTVRVAYASDTSAAGRPFGDVPSPSERSDIARGHFRVDAFRTATFSVDARAAAPAYVAGDFFEGRIAGRYLFGAAMGGQPVRYTLTRTPGTYTPPGLPGYRFGVPGEDNPHEILARGDTLLDEEGRLHVRLPLPGRASGTGADLVFEATVTDPARQELSARTVVPLHPGLFYIGLKPATTFLDLSRTREITVDVATVDPAGRPVAARGLTVEVIRQQWHSVREVGFDGRLRWRTERTEESHGRQRLDTEAGRARRLHIPIQQGGSYVIRATGTDMRGNPIRSEAYFYATGAGYVAWARTDDDRIELIPERPVYRPGETARFLVQSPYESATALITVERDGILSSRVETLVGSAPQISVPLTEAHLPNVYVSVILLQGRTAAPSAAADVGAPGFKIGYAGIRVDPGVRRLAVELEPEAADFRPGEEVTVTIRVRDAAGRGVPAEVTFAAVDAGVLNLIGYRLPDPFEAFYGPRPLKVITTETRAHLVRQRSYGQKAEDMGGGGGEADYMLRQDFRPLAHWAPALRTDRNGRAEVTFTLPQSLTTFRLMATAVAEGNRFGAGTRDVLVSQPLVLQPALPRFARRGDTFEAGVLVSNRTDEDGTVTVSARASGLTLTGPATHQLPLAAGETKEVRFTWAVEQVGTAQLTFEAVMGRERDALRWPLPVRLPLTRETTATFTSTEGEAREAVRLPSNMLPGLGRFTVRLSGTALVGLDGASRFLFEYPYGCLEQRTSRIRPLLLADNLLTAFDLNALDGNRASEIRKWLSLLNDYWTGEGFSLWPGGAHPAPYVSAYVVLALAEARSAGFDVPRDLTAAAVAALERQVRNRSDRPAYYDPVVWNDVRAFMLYTLARHDRFLEDETYTLAETLLRDPRSSVEGQSLLLRTVVRANSRVLSQLRPRLLDRIKSRIRLEGGQAYFSVPQDPAWRWIFASDARATAYGMTALIEADPSEDTRQLAERMIRYLMNRRGPGHWATTQDNAAVVEALATYFASFEKNRPDFIAEARVAGQPLIREMFEGRSFKVASAEMGLDELPPGNPAPVEIKKIGTGRLYYSLMLETYRDVPLPARDNGLRLARTIQRLDRQGRPVGRPMTSGEERITLQAGDLVRVTLRLTSPADRHYVVVDDALPAGLEALNAAFETTDRTAIRNTGTERWWGSFNHAEIHDDRVLLFADYLQRGEHTYTYVARATTPGTFVHPPVRGEMMYEPSVNGHSPTGTLVVQPPPPETARR, from the coding sequence GTGACCCCTCAGCCTCACATCGCCTCACGCACCCGTGGCCTGCACGGCCTGCCGTTCGTGCTCCTGCTTCTGGGTATGGTGTTGCAGGTGGCCGGCTGTGGTCCGGAGCAACGGCCTCCGCCGTACCCGGTCGTGTTTGCCGCCGAGAGTATTCCGCTGGAGACGGCCCCGGGCCAGGCGGCCTTCATTCCGGAGCTGGACGGCCCGCTTCGCCCGCTGAGTGCCACGCCCTACGGAACGATGGCGGCGCTGAGCGACGAGACGGTCGTCGCCGTGACGTTCAGCCGTCCGATGGTGCCGCTCGGGGCAGCTCCCGAGGTGCCGCCGGAAGCGCTGGTGCTGGAGCCCGCCGTTCCCGGCACGCTCCGGTGGTCCGGCACGCAGACGCTCGTCTTCGAGCCGGCGGTGCCGCTGCCGGCGGCCACCGCCTTCCGGGTCGTCGTGGCTGCCGGGCTGCAGGCCCTCGACGGCGAGGTACTCGACCCGTCTTTCACCTGGACCTTCGAGACGCCCCGTCCCCGGCTGAACGCGTCCGTGCCCGCCGACGGGGCCCGGCACGTCGACCCGGCCCGGCCCCTGCGACTGACCTTCAACCAGCCCGTCGATGTGGCGCGCGCGGCGGAGTTCGTACGGCTGGAACGGCAATCTCCCCGGCGCCCGGTGCCCGTGACGCTCCACGCCGGCGAAGACAGCACGACGCTCGTGCTCGTGCCGGAGGCCCCGCTCGAACCCGCCACGGCCTACGAGGTCGTGCTGGCGGCCGGCCTCCCCTCGGCCGCCGGCCCGCTCGGGATGGCCGAGACGACGCGCCTGCGCTTCTCCACCTATGGCCCGCTCGAACTGCGCGAAGTCAGCGTGACGGGGCAGGAGCGGGACGAGGCTTTCGACCCCGCCCGGGGCCTCACCCTCACGTTCTCCAACCCTGTCCGGTTCGGGGATCTGCGCCGGGCGCTCACCATCACCCCGGCCGTCGAATGGCCGCCGGGCATCGAAGCCCAGGACGACCGGGTCAGCACGGTCCACCCGCTTCCGCCCATGTGGGCGCCGGAGACCCGCTACCGGCTGCGCATCGAAGGGCTCACCGACACTTTCGGCCAGACGCTGGAGCACGCCGAGGCGACCTTCCGGACCCGGGCCTACGCACCGTCGCTTCGCATGCCGGAAGGCCTGCTCCTCATCGAGGCGAGCGAGCGGCCCGCCCTGCCCGTCCGCGTCACGGGCATCGGCGAGGCCCGCGTCGGGATGCGCCGGCTCGCGCCCGACGAGATCGTGCCACACCTCCGGGTCTACGACCCGCTGCACTACTACGGGGACCTGCCCGCGGGCATGGAAGCGCCGCCGGCGGTGCCGGCCACCGAGCGGATCGCCTTTCCCGCCGCCCGTAGCCGCCCCACCGTGGTACCGCTGCCGCTGTCTCCCCACCTCATCGCCGCCCCTGCGGGGGGGGACAGCACCGGGATCGTGGCCGTCCACCTCCAGATGCCGCGGTCGGCTGGCGGGCACGCGCGGGGCGAGGCCCGTTCGTTCCGCGCCCTGGCCCAGGTCACCCGGCTTGGCGTGACGGCCAAGTTCAGCCCGTTCCAGAACCTGATCTTCGTCACCGAACTGGCCACGGCCCGGCCGGTGCCGGGGGCCCGCGTCACGATCCGCAATGCCGCGAACCGGATCGTCTGGGAAGGCACCACCGATGCCCAGGGGCAGGTCATCACCCCCGGCTGGGCCCGCCTCGGCCTGCGCAAACCCAGCCCGTATGAAAGCCCCGTCCAGTACGTGATCGTCGAACACGGCTCCGACGTGGCCTTCACGACCAGCGTCGCCGGCGACGGCCTTGAGCCCTACCGCTTCGACGTCGACTACGCCTGGTGGCCCGAGGAACGCACCGACGCCGGCAGCATCTTCTCGGACCGGGGGCTCTACCGGACCGGCGAGACGGTCCACCTCAAGGGCATTTTGCGCACCCGCACCGACGGCGACTGGAAGCCGGTCACCGACAGCATCCGTCTCTTCATCGAGAGCCCGCGAGACGAGCGGTTGCTCGACCGCCGCCTGCAGCCCGGCGCCCTCGGCACGTTCGACCTCTCCTGGACCGTCCCCACCGGTGCGGCCCTTGGCGCCTACACCGTCCGTGTGGCCTACGCCAGCGACACCAGCGCCGCCGGCCGCCCCTTTGGCGATGTGCCATCGCCTTCCGAGCGCAGCGACATCGCACGGGGCCACTTCCGCGTCGACGCCTTCCGCACGGCCACCTTCAGCGTCGATGCCCGGGCGGCCGCACCGGCCTACGTGGCGGGCGACTTCTTCGAAGGACGCATCGCGGGCCGCTACCTCTTCGGCGCCGCGATGGGCGGCCAGCCGGTCCGTTACACCCTCACCCGCACCCCGGGAACCTACACCCCGCCCGGCCTGCCGGGCTACCGTTTCGGCGTGCCGGGCGAAGACAACCCGCACGAGATCCTGGCCCGGGGCGATACCCTTCTCGACGAGGAGGGCCGGCTGCACGTCCGACTGCCGCTGCCCGGCCGGGCGTCGGGCACCGGCGCCGACCTCGTCTTCGAAGCCACCGTTACGGATCCGGCCCGGCAGGAGCTCTCCGCCCGCACCGTCGTGCCGCTGCACCCCGGCCTTTTCTACATCGGCCTCAAGCCCGCCACCACGTTTCTCGACCTGTCCCGCACCCGTGAAATCACGGTGGACGTGGCGACGGTCGACCCGGCGGGGCGTCCCGTGGCGGCCCGAGGGCTCACCGTGGAGGTGATCCGGCAGCAGTGGCACAGCGTGCGCGAGGTGGGCTTCGACGGGCGGCTGCGCTGGCGTACCGAGCGCACCGAGGAGTCCCACGGCCGGCAACGCCTGGACACCGAGGCGGGCCGGGCCCGGCGGCTCCACATCCCCATCCAGCAGGGAGGCAGCTACGTCATCCGCGCCACCGGCACGGACATGCGCGGCAACCCCATCCGCTCCGAAGCCTATTTCTATGCCACCGGCGCGGGGTACGTCGCCTGGGCCCGCACCGACGACGACCGTATTGAGCTCATCCCGGAGCGCCCCGTCTACCGCCCGGGCGAGACGGCCCGGTTCCTGGTTCAGTCGCCCTATGAATCGGCCACGGCCCTCATCACCGTCGAGCGGGACGGCATCCTGTCGAGCCGGGTGGAGACGCTCGTGGGAAGTGCTCCCCAGATCAGCGTGCCGCTCACCGAGGCACACCTGCCGAACGTGTACGTGAGCGTGATCCTGCTCCAGGGCCGCACCGCCGCCCCGTCGGCCGCCGCCGACGTCGGGGCACCCGGTTTCAAGATCGGCTATGCCGGTATCCGCGTGGATCCCGGTGTGCGCCGCCTGGCCGTCGAACTCGAACCCGAGGCAGCCGACTTCCGGCCGGGCGAGGAGGTCACCGTCACGATCCGGGTCCGGGATGCCGCCGGGCGCGGGGTGCCGGCCGAAGTCACCTTTGCCGCCGTCGACGCCGGTGTGCTCAACCTCATCGGCTACCGCCTGCCCGACCCGTTCGAGGCCTTCTACGGCCCCCGCCCCCTCAAGGTGATCACGACCGAAACCCGCGCCCACCTCGTGCGACAACGCAGCTATGGCCAGAAGGCGGAAGACATGGGCGGCGGCGGCGGCGAGGCCGACTACATGCTCCGGCAGGACTTCCGCCCCCTGGCCCACTGGGCACCCGCGCTTCGCACCGACCGCAACGGCCGCGCCGAGGTCACCTTCACCCTGCCCCAGAGCCTGACCACCTTCCGCCTGATGGCGACCGCCGTCGCCGAGGGCAACCGCTTCGGCGCCGGCACGCGGGACGTGCTCGTCTCCCAGCCGCTCGTGCTCCAGCCGGCGCTGCCCCGCTTCGCCCGCCGGGGCGACACGTTCGAGGCCGGCGTGCTCGTCTCGAACCGGACGGACGAGGACGGCACCGTCACCGTAAGCGCCCGGGCCAGCGGGCTGACGCTCACCGGACCGGCCACCCACCAGCTTCCCCTGGCCGCCGGGGAGACGAAAGAGGTTCGCTTCACCTGGGCCGTCGAGCAGGTCGGCACGGCCCAGCTCACCTTCGAAGCCGTGATGGGACGCGAGCGCGACGCCCTTCGGTGGCCCCTGCCCGTGCGCCTCCCGCTGACCCGGGAAACCACGGCCACCTTCACCTCCACCGAGGGCGAAGCCCGGGAAGCCGTGCGCCTCCCCTCCAACATGCTCCCCGGCCTCGGCCGGTTCACCGTCCGGCTCTCCGGCACGGCCCTCGTCGGCCTCGACGGCGCCTCCCGCTTCCTGTTCGAATACCCGTACGGCTGCCTCGAACAGCGCACCTCGCGCATCCGCCCCCTCCTGCTGGCCGACAACCTGCTCACCGCCTTCGACCTCAACGCCCTCGACGGCAACCGGGCCTCGGAGATCCGGAAATGGCTCTCGCTGCTGAACGACTACTGGACCGGCGAGGGGTTCAGCCTGTGGCCGGGCGGGGCCCACCCGGCGCCGTACGTGAGCGCCTACGTGGTGCTTGCCCTGGCCGAGGCCCGAAGCGCCGGCTTCGACGTACCCCGCGACCTGACCGCCGCCGCCGTTGCCGCGCTCGAACGGCAGGTCCGCAACCGGAGCGACCGCCCGGCCTACTACGACCCGGTCGTGTGGAACGACGTGCGGGCCTTCATGCTCTACACCCTCGCCCGCCACGACCGCTTCCTCGAAGACGAAACCTACACGCTGGCCGAGACGCTGCTGCGCGATCCCCGCTCGAGCGTCGAAGGCCAGAGCCTCCTGCTGCGCACCGTCGTGCGGGCCAACAGCCGCGTGCTGAGCCAGCTCCGCCCCCGCCTCCTCGACCGCATCAAGAGCCGCATCCGCCTCGAAGGCGGCCAGGCCTACTTCTCCGTCCCCCAGGATCCGGCCTGGCGATGGATCTTCGCCTCCGACGCACGGGCCACGGCCTACGGCATGACGGCCCTCATCGAGGCCGACCCCTCCGAAGACACACGGCAGCTTGCCGAGCGCATGATCCGCTACCTGATGAACCGGCGCGGGCCCGGCCACTGGGCCACCACACAGGACAACGCCGCCGTCGTCGAGGCCCTGGCCACCTACTTCGCCTCCTTCGAAAAAAACCGGCCCGACTTCATCGCCGAGGCACGGGTGGCCGGCCAGCCCCTGATCCGCGAGATGTTCGAAGGACGCTCCTTCAAGGTCGCCTCGGCCGAGATGGGGCTCGACGAACTGCCGCCCGGCAACCCCGCCCCCGTCGAAATCAAAAAGATCGGCACGGGGCGGCTCTACTATTCCCTCATGCTCGAAACCTACCGGGACGTCCCGCTGCCGGCCCGGGATAACGGCCTTCGCCTGGCCCGAACGATCCAGCGCCTCGACCGCCAGGGCCGCCCCGTAGGCCGCCCGATGACCAGCGGGGAAGAACGCATCACGCTCCAGGCCGGGGACCTCGTGCGCGTCACCCTGCGCCTGACCAGCCCCGCCGACCGGCACTACGTGGTGGTGGACGATGCCCTCCCGGCCGGGCTCGAAGCCCTCAACGCCGCCTTCGAAACGACCGATCGCACCGCGATCCGGAACACCGGCACAGAACGCTGGTGGGGCTCGTTCAACCACGCCGAGATCCACGACGACCGCGTCCTCCTCTTCGCCGACTACCTCCAGCGCGGCGAGCACACCTACACCTATGTGGCCCGCGCCACCACCCCCGGCACGTTCGTCCACCCCCCCGTTCGGGGCGAGATGATGTACGAGCCGTCCGTCAACGGCCACTCGCCCACCGGCACGCTCGTCGTACAGCCCCCGCCGCCCGAAACGGCCCGGCGATGA
- a CDS encoding c-type cytochrome, producing the protein MRVLKWTGIVLGGLAGLLLLFGAFAYVAGGMKFNRTYTFAESPLPVRADSATRARGAHLVRTHACAECHGPDLGGKVLVDGMPFARIVAANLTAGRGGIGTGYRDADWERALRHGVNPQGRGLLIMPADLYTHLADDELGAMIAYLKTLPPVDNELPATELGLVGRMVATFNPLTMPELMTSPAGRPATAPPMGPTTAYGQYRTRTLCIACHGADLHGAPHPDPAGPYGPDLGVVRDWTLVQFATALRGGVTPDGRTLDPHWMPWPHFSHLYDEEVEAIYRYLQVLPPRTEAPVANR; encoded by the coding sequence ATGCGCGTTTTGAAATGGACCGGCATCGTTCTCGGCGGCCTGGCAGGCCTGCTGCTGCTCTTCGGGGCTTTCGCCTACGTTGCGGGTGGGATGAAATTCAACCGAACGTACACCTTCGCCGAAAGCCCCCTTCCCGTACGCGCCGATTCGGCGACACGGGCCCGGGGTGCCCATCTCGTCCGAACCCACGCCTGCGCGGAATGCCACGGTCCCGACCTGGGCGGCAAGGTGCTGGTCGACGGGATGCCGTTTGCCCGGATCGTGGCTGCAAACCTGACCGCCGGGCGCGGCGGCATCGGCACCGGCTACCGCGATGCCGACTGGGAGCGGGCCCTGCGCCACGGGGTGAACCCGCAGGGCCGGGGCCTGCTGATCATGCCGGCCGACCTGTACACCCACCTCGCCGACGATGAACTCGGCGCGATGATCGCCTATCTGAAAACCCTCCCCCCCGTCGACAACGAACTGCCGGCGACGGAACTGGGCCTCGTCGGCCGGATGGTGGCCACCTTCAACCCGCTCACGATGCCCGAGCTCATGACCTCCCCCGCCGGGCGCCCGGCGACGGCGCCGCCGATGGGCCCCACCACCGCCTACGGGCAGTACCGCACCCGAACGCTGTGCATCGCCTGCCACGGGGCCGACCTCCATGGCGCCCCCCACCCGGACCCCGCCGGGCCGTACGGCCCCGACCTCGGCGTAGTCCGGGACTGGACCCTGGTACAGTTCGCCACGGCCCTGCGTGGCGGCGTCACGCCGGACGGGCGCACCCTCGATCCCCACTGGATGCCCTGGCCCCACTTTTCGCATCTGTACGATGAGGAAGTGGAAGCGATTTATCGTTATCTTCAGGTTCTACCCCCCCGCACCGAGGCGCCCGTGGCCAACCGATAA
- a CDS encoding cytochrome P460 family protein, which produces MNRIPALPICCPLLVLFVLAACGGRQEPAETPETPATTMETAMPAPPDTTGAAVWAYLQEVGYRDNWARWPGKGELYAGQEPHGMLLTTYLNPAAREALTARAGTMPPGAIIVKENYMPDSTLAAVTVMYKVAGYNPAHNDWFFSKHLPDGTLDRSPEGMALEGRVPGCQNCHGGRKANDYIFTGALR; this is translated from the coding sequence ATGAACCGCATCCCCGCCCTGCCGATCTGCTGCCCGCTCCTGGTTCTGTTCGTCCTGGCCGCCTGCGGTGGCCGGCAGGAGCCTGCGGAGACCCCCGAGACCCCGGCAACCACCATGGAGACGGCCATGCCGGCGCCGCCGGACACCACGGGCGCCGCCGTGTGGGCCTACCTCCAGGAAGTCGGATACCGGGACAACTGGGCACGATGGCCCGGAAAGGGCGAACTCTATGCCGGGCAGGAACCGCACGGTATGCTGCTGACGACCTACCTGAACCCCGCCGCCCGGGAAGCCCTGACGGCCCGGGCCGGCACCATGCCGCCCGGCGCCATCATCGTGAAGGAGAACTACATGCCGGACAGCACGCTGGCCGCCGTCACGGTGATGTACAAGGTGGCGGGCTACAATCCCGCACACAACGACTGGTTCTTCTCGAAGCACCTGCCGGACGGGACGCTCGACCGCTCGCCGGAGGGCATGGCCCTGGAGGGCCGTGTGCCGGGTTGCCAGAACTGCCACGGAGGCCGTAAGGCCAACGACTACATCTTCACCGGGGCACTGCGTTGA